In the Haloferula helveola genome, one interval contains:
- a CDS encoding M56 family metallopeptidase, whose amino-acid sequence MTSTPIAAILFSLVAATAVLALGRRDGENSSRISGLALLLLLAFPLLSLLPKIPILPAAENIASQSYSVSVVVLVLPFGSLVLLARLAIAGWTLQRWRKGSNLLEQRTTRHGRAVEVRSLPELASPCAAGVFRPVIFVPASWTEWNLSTREMVLAHELAHHARHDPLWRWLGSLACALHWFNPLVWWLARRHALQSEFACDAAVVASGVDASAYSHTLCDLAAARTPSLALAMSGPALGERIKRLRDRPRRASRTMAGLALALLIGSALTTAICRRAAPPEQPAPDRGEVILRLTADPFPANP is encoded by the coding sequence ATGACTTCGACACCCATCGCCGCCATCCTCTTTTCCCTCGTCGCGGCCACCGCCGTGCTCGCGCTCGGGCGTCGCGATGGCGAGAACTCCAGCCGGATCAGCGGGCTTGCGTTGCTACTTCTGCTCGCCTTTCCGCTGCTGAGCCTGCTCCCGAAGATTCCGATCCTGCCGGCAGCGGAGAACATCGCCTCCCAATCCTATTCCGTTTCCGTCGTGGTACTCGTGCTGCCGTTCGGTTCGCTGGTTCTCCTCGCCCGTCTGGCGATCGCGGGATGGACCCTGCAGCGGTGGAGGAAAGGGTCGAATCTTCTTGAGCAACGGACCACCCGCCATGGCCGCGCGGTGGAAGTGCGGTCGCTTCCGGAACTCGCCAGCCCCTGCGCGGCCGGCGTCTTCCGCCCTGTCATCTTCGTCCCGGCATCGTGGACCGAGTGGAATCTTTCGACGCGCGAAATGGTGCTCGCACATGAACTCGCCCATCACGCCCGACACGATCCCCTTTGGCGCTGGCTCGGATCCCTCGCCTGCGCGCTGCACTGGTTCAATCCACTGGTGTGGTGGCTGGCCCGTCGCCATGCCCTCCAATCGGAGTTCGCCTGCGACGCGGCAGTGGTCGCCTCGGGCGTCGATGCTTCGGCCTATTCCCATACCCTCTGCGATCTGGCCGCCGCCCGCACGCCCTCGCTGGCACTGGCCATGTCCGGACCGGCTCTGGGCGAACGCATCAAGCGGCTGCGTGACCGACCTCGCCGGGCCTCGCGCACGATGGCGGGCCTCGCATTGGCACTGCTGATCGGCAGCGCGCTGACAACGGCGATCTGCCGCCGGGCCGCCCCACCGGAGCAACCGGCGCCCGATCGTGGCGAGGTCATTCTCCGTCTCACCGCGGACCCGTTTCCGGCGAACCCGTGA